Proteins found in one Nitrosopumilus maritimus SCM1 genomic segment:
- a CDS encoding ABC transporter permease, which translates to MLFNKKGSLIGAVLAVTIGILVIHVNFVIFQGLFDAIVRDISDYRNGDILVTDEADYIDKSDLSVVNWFERIPYVEAATPRLSSTAEMNMTKNGKLVEETRVPIVGIDPFRDIRASTVHETVSEGSYVFSRNSIVLGSNVARDLGGAEVGDSVKVLVVDRYGQDEIRRFTVSGIAKSPGGQGFDYTAVIHIDTLRDMMNRQGDTGSFMVKLNDPTKAFEVKEFFLRSFPNDDFKAETIEESAEEQLAGFRSGIAMINMIGYFGMMSSAFAIVTIQMMLVNGKTREIGVMRSIGAKRKDILIIFIFQGMIIGAIGAGVGTAAGLGYTFYAKETKMSFNNSLPLEVTYNWEKIIQTALTSFILAIIASLYPSYRATKLLPVEAMRTV; encoded by the coding sequence ATGCTATTCAACAAAAAAGGAAGCTTGATTGGTGCAGTTCTAGCTGTTACTATCGGAATTTTAGTAATTCATGTAAATTTTGTAATTTTCCAAGGATTGTTTGATGCAATTGTCAGAGATATCAGTGATTACAGAAATGGTGACATTCTTGTAACTGATGAGGCAGACTATATAGATAAATCAGATTTATCTGTTGTAAATTGGTTTGAAAGAATTCCATATGTAGAGGCGGCAACACCGCGGCTTTCATCAACTGCCGAAATGAATATGACAAAAAATGGAAAACTAGTTGAAGAAACAAGAGTTCCTATAGTTGGAATTGATCCATTTAGAGATATTAGAGCATCAACTGTTCATGAAACTGTTTCAGAAGGAAGTTATGTTTTTTCAAGAAACTCTATTGTATTAGGTTCTAATGTTGCAAGAGATCTTGGAGGAGCTGAAGTTGGTGACAGTGTCAAAGTTCTAGTAGTAGACAGATATGGACAAGATGAAATAAGAAGATTTACTGTTTCAGGAATTGCAAAATCTCCTGGAGGTCAAGGATTTGACTATACTGCAGTTATTCATATTGATACATTACGTGACATGATGAATAGACAAGGTGATACAGGATCATTTATGGTAAAACTAAATGATCCCACAAAAGCATTTGAAGTAAAAGAATTTTTCTTACGTTCATTTCCAAATGATGATTTTAAAGCTGAAACAATAGAAGAGTCAGCTGAAGAACAACTAGCTGGATTTAGATCTGGTATTGCAATGATTAACATGATTGGTTATTTTGGAATGATGTCTTCAGCTTTTGCTATTGTAACAATTCAAATGATGTTGGTAAATGGAAAAACCCGTGAAATCGGTGTAATGAGATCTATTGGAGCAAAAAGAAAGGATATTTTGATTATCTTTATTTTCCAAGGAATGATTATTGGAGCTATTGGTGCTGGTGTAGGTACGGCTGCAGGCTTGGGATACACATTCTATGCAAAGGAAACTAAAATGTCATTTAACAATAGTTTGCCTCTTGAAGTTACCTATAACTGGGAGAAGATCATCCAAACTGCTTTAACTTCATTTATTTTGGCAATTATTGCGTCACTCTATCCGTCGTATAGGGCTACAAAGCTATTACCAGTGGAGGCGATGAGAACTGTCTAA
- a CDS encoding NUDIX hydrolase: MKKKKIYEGKILGLSVYDGKIEGRKVKREVIEHRGAAAMLAFDEDKKVILVKQHRFPHGYVLEIPAGTLEKKEEPIKCAFRELEEETGYRAKKMTPLITYYPSIGYNSEIIHCFVASGLKKIADLKLDEDEILSVEKVDMKKLLNMIKSGKIQDSKTICAVLTYAAKKKLY, translated from the coding sequence ATGAAGAAGAAAAAGATCTATGAAGGAAAAATCTTAGGTCTTAGTGTTTATGATGGAAAAATTGAAGGAAGAAAAGTAAAACGAGAAGTAATAGAGCATCGAGGGGCTGCTGCAATGCTTGCTTTTGATGAAGACAAAAAAGTCATTTTAGTAAAGCAACATAGATTTCCGCATGGTTATGTTCTAGAAATTCCTGCAGGCACATTAGAAAAGAAAGAAGAGCCCATCAAATGTGCATTTAGAGAATTAGAAGAAGAGACAGGGTATAGAGCAAAGAAAATGACGCCTCTAATCACATACTATCCATCAATTGGGTACAATTCTGAGATAATTCACTGTTTTGTAGCCTCAGGATTGAAGAAGATTGCAGATTTGAAACTTGATGAGGATGAAATTTTATCAGTAGAAAAAGTAGATATGAAAAAACTACTCAACATGATAAAGTCTGGAAAAATTCAAGATTCAAAAACAATATGTGCAGTTTTAACATATGCTGCAAAAAAGAAATTATACTAA
- a CDS encoding winged helix-turn-helix transcriptional regulator — translation MDNLDMKILSRLLNNCRESDRQIGKELGISGGAVRVRIKKMQESGVIEKFFLKIEPPILGHGVLYFVVSGENIQEILEQVSLVGEPYIVVPCVGGVTVCGIAIQENLEQKIELAKKLMKDLRVLSIFEAENSVFKSNLTKTDLQILEELIKEPRQKIEKIAKNTDLSTKTVTRCIEKLHGNDGFQFTLIYDPTKIEDFIPHAVLSWIDGDLKETLENLNDTFSESYLQIPFIAKNQIVLFLYSDSIFKMDELTQKVRTSKNIKSADLFIPKKISFYTNWMKKSIVESKKSPKLHLSYQTN, via the coding sequence ATGGACAATTTAGACATGAAAATTTTGAGCAGATTGCTCAATAATTGCAGAGAATCAGATAGACAGATTGGAAAAGAACTGGGAATTTCAGGAGGAGCAGTTAGAGTCAGAATAAAAAAAATGCAAGAAAGTGGAGTTATAGAGAAATTTTTCCTCAAAATTGAGCCACCAATTTTGGGTCATGGTGTATTGTACTTTGTAGTATCAGGAGAAAATATTCAAGAAATTTTGGAACAAGTCAGTCTAGTAGGTGAGCCATACATTGTAGTTCCGTGTGTTGGTGGAGTAACAGTATGCGGTATTGCAATTCAAGAAAATTTAGAACAAAAAATTGAACTTGCAAAAAAGTTAATGAAAGATCTTAGAGTATTATCAATTTTCGAAGCTGAAAATTCAGTATTCAAATCTAATTTAACAAAAACAGATTTACAAATTCTAGAGGAATTAATCAAAGAACCAAGACAAAAAATTGAAAAAATTGCAAAGAATACAGATCTATCGACTAAGACTGTAACAAGATGTATAGAAAAATTACATGGAAATGATGGTTTTCAATTCACTTTAATTTATGATCCAACAAAAATTGAAGATTTTATTCCTCATGCAGTACTTTCATGGATTGATGGAGACTTGAAAGAAACATTAGAAAATTTGAATGATACATTTTCAGAATCTTATTTACAAATTCCTTTTATTGCAAAAAATCAAATTGTATTATTTTTGTATAGTGACAGCATATTCAAAATGGATGAATTAACACAAAAGGTTAGAACAAGTAAAAATATAAAATCAGCAGATTTGTTTATTCCTAAAAAAATTTCATTTTATACAAATTGGATGAAAAAATCAATTGTAGAATCAAAAAAATCTCCAAAATTGCATCTTTCATATCAAACAAATTAA
- the panB gene encoding 3-methyl-2-oxobutanoate hydroxymethyltransferase, producing the protein MHKSVQDIVNMKKGKKKVSVITGYDYTLASLCDKAGIDVLLVGDSAGMVMLGYENTIPVTMDQMCMFTEAVSRARNNALLVADLPFMSYQASIEDAINNSGKLIKAGADAVKLEGGSIMAETISAIVDVGIPVMGHIGLQPQTTMLSQGYKVQGRTKDSAMQLIQDAKELEEAGVFSIALEMVSHEVAQIISETVSAPTIGIGSGVNCDGQVLVVQDLLGMYDKIKPKFAKRYMNLSEDIVKSLEDYKNDVESNTFPAEENWFSMDPEELKKLREQIGS; encoded by the coding sequence TTGCATAAATCAGTACAAGATATTGTAAATATGAAAAAAGGAAAAAAGAAAGTTTCAGTAATTACAGGTTATGATTACACATTAGCATCACTGTGTGACAAGGCAGGCATTGATGTCTTGTTAGTTGGAGATAGTGCAGGAATGGTAATGCTTGGGTATGAGAATACAATTCCTGTAACAATGGATCAAATGTGTATGTTCACTGAGGCAGTTAGCAGAGCACGAAACAATGCATTACTAGTTGCAGATTTACCATTCATGTCATATCAAGCAAGTATAGAAGATGCGATAAACAACTCAGGTAAGTTAATCAAAGCAGGAGCTGATGCTGTAAAGTTAGAAGGTGGTTCAATTATGGCTGAAACAATTAGTGCAATTGTTGATGTTGGAATCCCTGTGATGGGACATATTGGATTACAACCACAAACAACAATGCTTTCACAAGGTTACAAAGTACAAGGAAGAACAAAAGATTCTGCAATGCAGTTAATTCAAGATGCAAAGGAGCTTGAAGAAGCAGGAGTGTTCAGTATTGCATTAGAGATGGTAAGTCATGAAGTTGCACAAATAATTTCTGAAACTGTAAGTGCTCCTACAATTGGAATTGGTTCAGGAGTAAATTGTGATGGACAAGTACTAGTGGTTCAAGATTTGCTTGGAATGTACGATAAGATAAAACCAAAATTTGCAAAAAGATACATGAATCTATCTGAAGACATTGTAAAATCCCTTGAAGACTACAAAAATGACGTAGAATCAAACACATTTCCTGCAGAAGAAAATTGGTTTTCAATGGATCCTGAAGAACTAAAAAAATTACGTGAGCAGATTGGCAGCTAA
- a CDS encoding pantoate kinase, translating to MKGVAFCPAHITGFFKAHLENNQEKLENLGSMGAGFSIRQGVTTKVTIDKKNNHDSNFKIITKGYQSDKTDVSEFVLNEFLKIGNFEDKFFNIEHEISIPVGYGLGSSSAVALSLSFALDQALNTKLDKNTIGQIAHNAEVNCKTGLGDVLASFHGGFEVRVKPGAPGIGTVEKISTDKISVIMICFSPISTNKFIKERLSQINGLGGKMVNRLLESKDYQHFQDMSLEFAKYVDVMTPRMQKIVNELTQNDIKCGIALFGETIFSMIPKEDESKVLKILEKYSDGVIINSELDNIGARVLNN from the coding sequence ATGAAGGGAGTAGCATTTTGTCCTGCACACATTACAGGTTTCTTCAAGGCTCACTTGGAAAATAATCAGGAAAAATTAGAAAATCTAGGTTCAATGGGGGCAGGATTTTCAATAAGACAAGGTGTTACAACCAAAGTAACAATTGATAAAAAAAATAATCACGATTCAAATTTCAAAATCATAACAAAAGGATATCAATCAGATAAAACAGATGTTTCAGAATTTGTATTAAATGAATTTCTAAAGATTGGAAACTTTGAAGATAAATTCTTTAACATTGAACATGAAATTTCAATTCCGGTTGGATATGGTTTAGGTTCTAGTAGTGCTGTTGCATTATCATTATCATTTGCGTTAGATCAAGCTCTTAATACAAAATTAGACAAAAACACAATTGGACAAATTGCACATAATGCAGAAGTTAATTGTAAAACAGGATTAGGAGATGTTTTAGCATCATTTCATGGAGGATTTGAAGTTCGTGTAAAACCGGGAGCTCCAGGAATTGGAACAGTTGAAAAAATTTCTACAGATAAAATTTCAGTTATAATGATTTGTTTTTCTCCAATTTCAACTAACAAATTCATCAAAGAAAGACTTTCTCAGATTAACGGACTGGGTGGAAAAATGGTTAACAGATTATTAGAATCAAAAGATTATCAACACTTTCAAGATATGTCACTAGAATTTGCAAAATATGTAGATGTAATGACACCTAGAATGCAGAAAATAGTAAATGAATTAACTCAAAATGATATCAAATGTGGAATTGCACTTTTTGGAGAAACAATTTTTTCAATGATTCCAAAAGAAGATGAAAGTAAAGTTTTAAAAATTTTAGAAAAATATTCTGATGGAGTAATAATTAATTCAGAATTAGACAATATTGGAGCAAGAGTTCTAAATAATTAA
- the coaBC gene encoding bifunctional phosphopantothenoylcysteine decarboxylase/phosphopantothenate--cysteine ligase CoaBC: MAAKKKVNDHPSLDIVSSHGVELTGKKIVLCVAGSVAAYKAIELARLLMRHGADVTCVASGAVTKLIQPDYFKWATGNDVITKLTGKLEHIKLADYNQSDLVIVYPATANTLGKLANGIDDTPISTVLTVGFGSKIPILMCLAMHESMYDNSAVKKNIEFLKNKIQFLSPQMIEGKAKAPEPEDVLDFVLKKFGFSSTLQNKKVLMTAGPTIEYIDPVRVITNLSSGKTGVLLASELISAGAKVTLIYGPGNEEPPKGAKIINVTTNKEMLDATKKELKKKYDIVIMAAAASDYTPEKPTKSKIKSNKKALTIRLKKAPKIIDQVKKSQKNTILVGFKAETNLSKSALIKSAKTKLKESNADIIIANDIGTKYQKNPNNNQIIIVDEKNTITSGWKKKEKIVKIIRKEIEKKIR; this comes from the coding sequence TTGGCAGCTAAAAAGAAAGTAAATGATCATCCATCATTGGATATTGTTTCATCACATGGTGTGGAACTAACAGGCAAAAAAATTGTGTTATGTGTGGCTGGAAGTGTTGCAGCATACAAAGCAATAGAGCTTGCAAGACTGCTTATGAGACATGGAGCAGATGTGACATGTGTAGCAAGTGGGGCAGTAACAAAATTGATTCAGCCTGATTATTTCAAATGGGCTACAGGAAACGATGTAATTACAAAACTTACAGGCAAATTAGAGCACATAAAATTGGCTGATTACAATCAATCAGACCTAGTAATTGTATATCCAGCTACTGCAAATACATTAGGAAAACTTGCAAATGGTATTGATGATACTCCAATTTCAACAGTTCTAACTGTAGGATTTGGCTCTAAAATCCCAATTTTGATGTGCTTGGCAATGCACGAGTCAATGTATGACAATTCAGCTGTAAAAAAGAACATAGAGTTTCTAAAAAACAAAATTCAGTTCCTTTCTCCACAAATGATTGAAGGAAAAGCTAAAGCGCCAGAACCTGAAGATGTTTTAGACTTTGTTCTAAAGAAATTTGGTTTCTCATCTACATTACAAAATAAAAAAGTGCTAATGACTGCAGGGCCTACAATAGAATACATTGATCCAGTTAGAGTAATAACAAATCTTAGTTCAGGAAAAACAGGTGTGTTGTTAGCTTCAGAATTAATTTCAGCTGGAGCTAAAGTCACTTTAATTTATGGACCAGGAAATGAAGAACCACCAAAAGGTGCCAAGATAATCAACGTTACAACAAACAAAGAGATGTTAGATGCAACAAAAAAAGAACTAAAGAAAAAATATGACATTGTGATTATGGCAGCAGCTGCATCAGACTATACTCCTGAAAAACCAACAAAATCCAAAATAAAGAGTAACAAAAAAGCACTCACAATTAGGCTCAAAAAAGCACCAAAAATCATAGATCAGGTAAAAAAATCTCAAAAAAATACTATACTAGTAGGATTCAAGGCAGAAACCAATCTATCAAAATCTGCCCTTATCAAATCAGCTAAAACAAAACTAAAAGAATCTAATGCAGATATAATCATTGCAAATGATATTGGTACAAAATACCAAAAGAATCCAAACAACAATCAAATCATAATTGTTGATGAGAAAAACACTATAACATCAGGATGGAAGAAAAAAGAGAAGATTGTAAAAATAATTAGAAAAGAGATTGAAAAGAAAATAAGATGA
- a CDS encoding 4-phosphopantoate--beta-alanine ligase, producing MTLIPKSHPRAKSLLIREKLVSGFDNGLVAKEGLLAQGRGEAFDYLLGEKTNQAAKRAIKAAAAQLLQAQKPVISVNGNVAALCPKEIIRLSKQIKAKLEVNLFYTNEKRKQAIIKTLKKNGVKEILGTNSANSTKLPGIDSARRIVDKDGIFAADVVVVPLEDGDRTMALRNAGKTVITFDLNPLSRTSQTANITIVDNVTRAIELLISESKKLTKRNEKSLEKIISDFDNKKNLTENVIQIKNNLTRRARVA from the coding sequence ATGACATTAATTCCAAAGTCACATCCAAGGGCAAAGTCACTTTTAATTCGTGAAAAGTTAGTTAGTGGTTTTGACAATGGGTTAGTGGCAAAAGAGGGACTTTTGGCTCAAGGACGAGGAGAAGCATTTGACTATTTACTTGGAGAAAAAACAAACCAGGCTGCAAAACGTGCCATAAAGGCAGCAGCTGCACAGTTACTCCAGGCTCAAAAACCAGTTATCTCAGTTAATGGAAATGTTGCAGCCTTGTGTCCAAAGGAGATTATTAGATTATCAAAGCAGATCAAGGCAAAACTAGAGGTAAATCTATTCTATACAAATGAAAAGAGAAAACAAGCAATCATCAAAACTCTCAAAAAAAATGGAGTAAAAGAGATTCTAGGTACAAATTCAGCAAATTCAACAAAATTACCAGGAATTGATTCAGCACGAAGAATTGTAGATAAAGACGGAATTTTTGCAGCTGATGTTGTCGTTGTTCCTCTAGAAGATGGTGATAGAACTATGGCATTAAGAAATGCAGGAAAAACAGTCATAACATTTGATCTAAATCCACTTTCACGAACTTCACAAACTGCCAATATTACAATTGTAGATAATGTGACACGAGCAATAGAATTACTAATTTCTGAATCCAAAAAGCTAACAAAAAGAAATGAAAAGAGTCTTGAAAAAATAATTTCAGATTTTGATAACAAGAAAAATCTAACTGAAAATGTAATTCAAATTAAAAATAATCTAACAAGGAGGGCAAGAGTTGCATAA
- a CDS encoding ABC transporter ATP-binding protein — MHNLTKVYGEGENKVKALDNATLSVEQGEIVLIVGSSGSGKSTLLNMIGLLDRPTSGKIYIDGTDTTTLDDDKISSFRNKKLGFIFQFSNLLTDLTVLENVLLPRQIAGTNETAEKDARDLLKAVGLEDQMNKRANKISGGQAQRAAIARGLINKPSIVLADEPTGNLDSVTSETIVQLMKDMAKKLNQTFVIVTHDRQHFGDVDKVITIKDGKAFEGDMPSEMEVLVK, encoded by the coding sequence ATCCACAATCTTACCAAAGTCTATGGTGAAGGTGAAAACAAAGTCAAAGCTCTTGATAATGCAACTTTGTCAGTTGAACAAGGTGAAATTGTTCTAATTGTTGGAAGTTCTGGTTCAGGAAAATCTACGCTACTTAACATGATTGGTTTACTTGACCGCCCGACAAGTGGTAAGATCTACATTGATGGAACTGATACAACAACTCTTGATGATGATAAGATCTCTTCATTTAGAAATAAAAAACTGGGATTCATCTTCCAATTTTCAAATCTGCTTACTGACTTGACAGTCCTAGAAAATGTCTTGTTGCCACGACAAATTGCAGGAACAAATGAAACTGCTGAAAAAGATGCAAGAGATTTGCTAAAAGCAGTTGGATTAGAAGATCAAATGAATAAACGTGCAAATAAAATTTCAGGTGGACAAGCTCAAAGAGCAGCTATTGCAAGAGGATTAATCAATAAACCATCAATTGTTTTAGCAGATGAGCCTACAGGAAATCTAGACTCTGTTACATCTGAAACTATAGTTCAATTGATGAAAGACATGGCAAAAAAACTTAATCAGACATTTGTTATTGTCACACATGATCGTCAACACTTTGGTGATGTAGACAAAGTAATCACAATAAAAGATGGTAAAGCCTTTGAAGGAGATATGCCGTCTGAAATGGAGGTTTTAGTAAAATGA
- a CDS encoding COG1361 S-layer family protein — MNQKLFFLLLSFLLIPLFLGNSYAQITSGGFGDSPFERDFGDVKFLDAYFGTIDEKIEVEAGDSNVPFTVVFANVGTQDITGIKGQLSLPFGFSAADGPGSIIKADSDANSLAGENFHLTFFVNVDQNVTIQQYPGTVKVDYSRLRESGVRTAFEDFQFKVTGDSLINVRALDPFLTSLRTNNVVIEIANDGTAPISSVDIVATNTQTELASTTSSTTNVENIVLLESNWDVGNIEPRSSRHLTATVYVPEGLKDDTLRIPLSISYYNAHGDQQIISKIVDFYIKGLIELTIFNIDVIELSGTQMVIGEIINEGNEDGLFGFVSIEPRGDSNIKSNTQFIDEIEVDAPVPFNVPIEFDGEPEYGEHEITITVRYKDSVRDELFVIEDTTIFVNEPTTDNESGPDSSMIIIPIVIAIAAGMYIMRRRKKTA, encoded by the coding sequence ATGAATCAAAAACTATTCTTTTTGTTACTTTCATTCCTTCTCATACCACTCTTTTTGGGAAATTCATATGCACAGATTACATCTGGTGGATTTGGTGATTCTCCATTTGAAAGAGATTTTGGCGATGTCAAATTCTTAGATGCATACTTTGGTACTATAGATGAAAAAATAGAAGTTGAAGCTGGAGATAGTAATGTTCCATTCACTGTAGTGTTTGCAAATGTTGGAACTCAAGATATCACAGGAATTAAAGGACAATTATCATTACCTTTTGGATTTTCAGCAGCTGATGGACCTGGTTCAATCATAAAAGCTGATAGTGATGCAAATTCTCTAGCAGGTGAGAATTTCCATCTAACATTCTTTGTTAATGTAGATCAAAATGTCACTATTCAACAATATCCTGGAACAGTAAAGGTTGATTATTCTAGATTAAGAGAGTCTGGTGTCCGAACTGCATTTGAAGACTTTCAGTTTAAGGTAACTGGTGATAGTTTGATAAATGTAAGAGCTTTAGATCCATTCCTTACATCTCTTAGAACAAACAATGTAGTAATTGAAATTGCAAATGATGGAACTGCACCAATATCTAGTGTTGATATTGTTGCAACTAATACTCAGACAGAACTGGCTTCGACAACATCCTCTACTACAAACGTAGAAAATATTGTACTCTTAGAATCTAATTGGGATGTTGGAAATATTGAACCAAGATCTAGTAGACATCTTACTGCAACAGTATATGTTCCAGAAGGACTAAAAGATGACACTCTTAGAATTCCTTTGAGTATATCATACTATAATGCACATGGTGATCAACAAATAATTTCAAAAATTGTTGACTTTTACATTAAAGGGTTGATAGAACTTACAATATTCAACATTGATGTAATTGAGTTATCTGGAACACAGATGGTAATAGGAGAAATTATCAATGAGGGAAATGAAGATGGTTTGTTTGGATTTGTAAGTATTGAGCCTCGTGGTGATTCAAATATCAAATCAAATACTCAGTTTATTGATGAAATTGAAGTAGATGCACCTGTACCATTTAATGTTCCAATTGAATTTGATGGTGAACCTGAATATGGAGAACATGAGATTACAATTACTGTAAGATACAAAGACAGTGTTAGGGATGAACTCTTTGTAATTGAAGATACTACAATTTTTGTAAATGAACCTACAACTGATAATGAATCTGGTCCTGATTCTTCGATGATCATCATTCCTATTGTAATTGCTATTGCAGCAGGAATGTACATAATGCGTAGGCGTAAAAAAACTGCTTAG
- a CDS encoding phosphate signaling complex PhoU family protein — protein sequence MTKFVRRLQRIGSSILVSLPKEWVDANKLDKSSQVELETGQDNISISANKETRPTKELVISYPLPKEENIVADITGGYLLGYDIIEITSDSIIPGEDREKIRNSMRRLVGMEIIEEDASHINMQFLLDSTTLNPQKILKRMSSIAIGMYDDATNGLIADDKSNLQTLSKRDEEVNRQYFLLVRLIRSTLVDKRLANAFNLENIDVLDYRVAANLLENTGDSIVELSDFIYNSSLSKDQYKKIHDVVKNFNQLAEKSIDAFTKPDRLLAIEAISLHKKFEDQLSKLRTSLGTKKEIPIDFLDMVFMFERIAQSWADVADLVQPIYNK from the coding sequence TTGACTAAATTTGTTAGACGCCTACAAAGAATTGGAAGTAGCATCTTAGTATCACTCCCAAAGGAATGGGTTGATGCAAACAAACTAGACAAAAGTAGTCAGGTTGAGCTTGAAACTGGTCAGGATAATATCTCAATTTCTGCAAACAAAGAAACTCGTCCAACAAAAGAACTTGTAATCTCATATCCATTGCCAAAAGAAGAAAACATTGTAGCTGACATTACAGGTGGATATCTTTTAGGATATGACATTATTGAGATTACTTCTGATTCTATAATTCCTGGTGAAGATAGAGAAAAAATTCGTAATTCTATGAGAAGACTTGTTGGAATGGAAATAATTGAAGAAGATGCATCACACATCAACATGCAGTTTCTATTAGATTCCACCACACTTAATCCTCAAAAAATACTCAAACGTATGAGTTCTATTGCAATTGGAATGTATGATGATGCAACAAATGGATTAATTGCAGATGATAAATCAAATTTGCAAACATTATCAAAACGTGATGAAGAAGTAAATAGACAATATTTCTTACTTGTAAGATTAATTCGTAGCACTCTTGTTGATAAGAGACTAGCAAATGCATTTAATTTAGAAAATATTGATGTTCTTGATTATAGAGTTGCAGCCAATCTTCTTGAAAATACTGGTGATTCTATTGTAGAGTTATCTGATTTTATCTACAACTCTTCTTTGTCAAAAGACCAATACAAAAAAATCCATGATGTTGTAAAAAACTTTAATCAATTAGCAGAAAAATCAATTGATGCTTTTACAAAACCTGATAGGCTATTAGCAATTGAAGCAATATCTCTACACAAAAAATTTGAAGACCAGCTTTCTAAACTTAGAACCTCATTAGGCACTAAAAAAGAAATTCCAATTGATTTTCTTGATATGGTGTTTATGTTTGAGAGAATTGCTCAATCTTGGGCTGATGTTGCAGATCTTGTTCAACCAATCTATAACAAATAG
- a CDS encoding methyltransferase domain-containing protein: MKVKPFDYKKRNMAVWNEVAPRYHKRWATAKRGPFQSTKKLVELIDVKKGDHILDVASGTGVVTKLLNQKVGKSGFVVGADTATTAIKVAKKWNKKSPNLLFVNADAENFSFKEKFDIITCQYALFFFPNAQKALKNMKNSLKESGKLGLSVHGHPDRVPYFDSIFEAVTQFIPNYVPPGTPDFDRFGTKKALRDEIKKAGFRKITVKDYNFPYSPGTFDQYWSNYLRYVAKPIKEKLDLLERSQRKELKERVKENTKPYTKKNGIIQFPWEVLILTAKH; the protein is encoded by the coding sequence TTGAAAGTCAAACCATTTGATTATAAAAAACGAAACATGGCAGTTTGGAATGAAGTTGCACCAAGATATCATAAAAGATGGGCAACAGCAAAAAGAGGACCATTTCAGAGTACAAAAAAACTAGTAGAGTTAATTGATGTCAAAAAAGGAGATCATATTCTTGATGTTGCAAGTGGAACAGGTGTTGTTACAAAATTATTAAATCAAAAAGTAGGAAAATCAGGATTTGTAGTAGGTGCAGACACTGCAACTACTGCAATCAAAGTTGCAAAAAAATGGAATAAAAAATCTCCTAATCTATTATTTGTAAATGCAGATGCTGAAAATTTCTCATTCAAAGAAAAATTTGACATTATTACATGTCAGTATGCATTGTTTTTTTTCCCAAATGCCCAAAAGGCTCTAAAAAACATGAAAAATAGCCTCAAAGAATCAGGTAAGTTAGGATTATCCGTGCATGGACATCCAGACAGAGTCCCATATTTTGATAGTATTTTTGAGGCAGTTACTCAGTTTATTCCAAATTACGTTCCACCTGGAACTCCTGATTTTGATAGATTTGGAACCAAAAAAGCACTTAGAGATGAGATAAAAAAAGCAGGTTTTAGAAAAATCACAGTAAAGGATTACAACTTCCCATACAGTCCAGGTACTTTTGATCAATACTGGAGTAATTATCTTAGATATGTAGCAAAGCCAATTAAAGAAAAACTAGATTTACTTGAAAGATCTCAACGAAAAGAACTCAAAGAGAGGGTAAAAGAAAACACAAAACCTTACACAAAAAAGAATGGAATAATTCAATTTCCTTGGGAAGTTTTAATTTTAACAGCAAAACACTAG